One genomic region from Evansella sp. LMS18 encodes:
- a CDS encoding cell wall hydrolase, producing the protein MKKFIITLMLVTAILFSGMSAVSASSVHTVKSGDTLWKIANNYGVSVNGIKQANNKSGNMIYAGERLTIPAAVSAADRRLLAQLVTAEAKGEPYAGQVAVATVILNRVDSSKFPNTIRGVIYERGQFTPVSNGSINQAPTASAVRAVNEAIAFRGQGSGSLFFYNPAIATNHWNATRTHTITIGNHVFAK; encoded by the coding sequence ATGAAGAAATTCATCATCACTCTTATGCTGGTAACAGCGATTTTATTTTCAGGAATGTCAGCTGTTTCTGCCTCTTCCGTGCACACTGTAAAAAGCGGCGATACACTCTGGAAGATTGCTAACAATTACGGGGTTTCTGTGAACGGAATTAAACAGGCTAATAACAAAAGCGGCAATATGATTTATGCAGGTGAACGATTAACAATACCGGCAGCAGTTTCTGCAGCTGACAGAAGGCTCCTGGCCCAGCTTGTAACAGCTGAAGCAAAAGGCGAACCTTATGCAGGACAAGTTGCAGTAGCTACAGTTATCTTAAACCGGGTGGACAGCAGCAAATTCCCAAACACAATTCGCGGCGTTATATATGAGCGGGGACAGTTTACCCCAGTCAGCAATGGATCCATCAACCAGGCGCCAACTGCCTCAGCCGTAAGAGCCGTTAATGAAGCGATTGCTTTCAGAGGCCAGGGGAGCGGTTCTCTCTTCTTTTACAATCCAGCGATTGCTACAAATCACTGGAACGCTACAAGAACACACACAATAACTATTGGAAACCATGTTTTTGCAAAATAA
- a CDS encoding polysaccharide deacetylase family protein, with product MENTTSSEGRNKKKLIERTVALLVILLTSFSAFAGGVSAEESSFPEAPVFVDGNPVTTKYFLKEGHLMVPALFMKHTGARVDWNEEYQSIVFRHGDVHFAAPVNKKFTDDFDRRTNTWKRGTIATAPVMNNGTVYIPLADVARKMGMSVSYNFETHRTFITTQQKTVSRRIATGDRRQKLVALTFDDGPENHYTPQILDILKEKGVPATFFVVGRQIQRHPAMMRRIINEGHGAGNHTWSHPSLPGIMTNNVVAEVRNTQNELARVTGRRPDLFRPPYGAITRSDEQLLHELGFRQIFWSVDTLDWTGLSGEQILSIVRRDITPGGIILQHNIETSPDLLRGTVEALPRIIEELQAQGYKFVTVQTLLDQQ from the coding sequence ATGGAGAATACTACATCATCTGAAGGCAGGAACAAAAAGAAACTAATTGAGCGGACGGTTGCATTGCTGGTTATTTTACTGACATCCTTTTCCGCTTTTGCAGGAGGAGTTTCAGCAGAGGAGTCTTCCTTTCCCGAAGCTCCGGTTTTTGTAGATGGGAACCCTGTTACGACGAAATATTTTCTGAAGGAAGGACATTTAATGGTACCTGCTTTATTTATGAAGCACACCGGCGCACGTGTAGACTGGAATGAGGAGTATCAGTCCATTGTGTTCCGTCATGGGGATGTCCATTTTGCGGCACCTGTGAACAAAAAATTTACAGATGACTTTGACAGGCGAACCAATACATGGAAAAGGGGGACAATCGCGACAGCCCCGGTTATGAATAATGGAACTGTTTACATACCTCTTGCTGATGTTGCCAGGAAAATGGGGATGAGCGTCTCATATAATTTTGAGACCCACAGGACTTTTATAACTACCCAACAAAAAACTGTATCAAGGAGAATAGCGACTGGAGACAGAAGGCAGAAGCTTGTGGCACTGACTTTTGACGACGGACCGGAAAACCATTATACACCGCAAATTCTTGATATTTTGAAAGAAAAAGGTGTTCCGGCAACCTTTTTTGTTGTGGGAAGACAAATTCAGCGGCATCCCGCAATGATGCGGCGCATCATAAACGAAGGACATGGTGCAGGGAATCATACGTGGAGCCATCCCTCGCTTCCAGGCATTATGACGAACAACGTAGTTGCAGAGGTAAGGAACACGCAAAACGAACTGGCGAGAGTGACAGGCAGAAGGCCGGATTTATTCCGCCCTCCATATGGCGCGATAACAAGATCTGACGAACAGCTTCTTCATGAACTTGGTTTCCGCCAAATTTTCTGGTCTGTAGACACGCTGGACTGGACAGGTCTTTCCGGAGAACAAATTTTGTCTATTGTACGAAGGGACATTACTCCAGGGGGGATCATCCTTCAGCATAATATTGAAACTTCACCAGATCTTCTGCGGGGCACCGTCGAAGCCCTCCCGAGGATAATTGAAGAACTTCAGGCACAGGGTTATAAATTTGTGACAGTACAGACGCTACTTGATCAGCAGTAA
- the putP gene encoding sodium/proline symporter PutP produces MNEATLTTFIVYLVGLLVLGIIAYRMTSNLSDYVLGGRRLGGGVAALSAGASDLSGWLLLGLPGALYAGGMGEMWIGVGLAIGAYINWQFIAKRLRQYTEIAKDSITLPDYFENRFHDDTKILRAISAVFILLFYAFYTSSGLVGGAILFEASFGLEYTTALWIGAIVIISYTFLGGFLAVSWTDFFQGTLMFLAIIIVPIVAIQEMGGWNETAQLIGEIDPTHLDAFSGITFIGIISLLAWGLGYFGQPHIINRFMSVKSSREIPKARLIGMVWLVICLMGAMFVGLVGIAYFENFTNAPLDDSEQVFIMFTQVLFNPWVSGFLLAAILSAIMSTIDSQLLVSSSALTEDFYKAMFRKQATQTELVWVGRIGVLVIAFIAIALAYNPESTVLELVAYAWAGFGAAFGPVIIVSLFWRRMTRNGAIAGIITGGVTVMVWANLGTWFGLEAEIWTLYEIVPGFILGLAAIFIFSLIDKEPSREVMEEFDSVKHSDI; encoded by the coding sequence TTGAATGAAGCTACATTAACGACATTTATAGTCTACTTAGTTGGTTTATTAGTTTTGGGGATCATCGCTTACCGAATGACCAGCAACTTATCAGACTATGTGCTTGGAGGAAGGCGCCTTGGCGGGGGAGTTGCTGCATTAAGTGCAGGAGCATCTGATTTGAGCGGCTGGCTGCTTCTTGGTCTTCCAGGTGCTTTGTACGCTGGTGGTATGGGAGAAATGTGGATTGGTGTAGGATTGGCAATAGGAGCATACATAAACTGGCAGTTCATTGCTAAACGTTTAAGGCAATATACGGAAATTGCCAAAGATTCCATCACGCTGCCTGATTACTTTGAAAACCGATTTCATGATGATACGAAAATACTGCGTGCTATCTCAGCAGTTTTTATTCTTCTGTTCTATGCATTTTATACTTCTTCAGGCCTTGTTGGCGGAGCAATTCTATTTGAAGCTTCTTTCGGGCTTGAGTATACAACTGCGTTATGGATAGGAGCCATTGTTATTATCTCTTATACTTTCCTTGGTGGATTTCTTGCCGTCAGCTGGACAGACTTTTTTCAGGGAACCTTGATGTTTCTGGCAATTATCATTGTACCGATTGTAGCAATTCAGGAAATGGGAGGCTGGAATGAAACGGCCCAGCTTATTGGTGAGATTGACCCAACTCATCTTGACGCGTTTTCAGGTATTACATTTATCGGGATAATTTCCCTTCTTGCATGGGGTCTTGGATATTTCGGGCAGCCTCATATTATCAACAGATTTATGTCGGTAAAATCTTCGAGGGAAATACCGAAAGCAAGGCTGATCGGTATGGTATGGCTCGTTATCTGTTTAATGGGTGCCATGTTTGTGGGCCTTGTTGGTATCGCTTACTTTGAAAACTTCACTAACGCTCCTCTGGACGATTCGGAGCAGGTTTTCATCATGTTCACTCAGGTGTTATTTAATCCTTGGGTGTCTGGTTTCCTTCTTGCGGCGATCCTGTCAGCGATTATGAGTACAATAGATTCCCAGCTGCTCGTCTCTTCAAGTGCTTTAACAGAAGATTTTTATAAAGCAATGTTCAGGAAGCAGGCAACCCAGACGGAGCTTGTCTGGGTTGGAAGAATTGGCGTGCTCGTCATTGCGTTCATCGCTATTGCGCTTGCATACAATCCGGAAAGTACAGTGCTTGAGCTTGTTGCTTATGCATGGGCTGGTTTTGGTGCAGCATTCGGACCAGTAATAATTGTTTCTCTTTTCTGGAGAAGGATGACGAGAAACGGAGCGATTGCTGGTATTATTACTGGAGGCGTTACCGTTATGGTCTGGGCGAATCTGGGTACCTGGTTCGGTCTGGAAGCGGAGATCTGGACCTTGTATGAGATTGTTCCAGGTTTTATACTCGGGCTTGCGGCAATTTTCATTTTCAGCCTTATTGATAAGGAGCCTTCCAGAGAAGTTATGGAAGAGTTCGACTCCGTGAAACATTCAGATATTTAA
- a CDS encoding cold-shock protein — protein MTQGTVKWFNAEKGFGFIEVEGQDDVFVHFSAIQGEGFKTLEEGQTVNFDIEQGQRGPQAANVTK, from the coding sequence ATGACTCAAGGTACAGTAAAATGGTTTAATGCAGAAAAAGGTTTCGGATTTATTGAAGTAGAAGGACAAGACGACGTATTTGTTCACTTTTCTGCAATTCAAGGCGAAGGCTTCAAAACTCTTGAAGAAGGCCAAACAGTAAACTTCGACATCGAGCAAGGTCAAAGAGGACCACAAGCAGCTAACGTAACTAAGTAA
- a CDS encoding serine hydrolase produces MIKVISGLLGIALLVMLVSSLLFTSYSAYKEAETSWERHAHPQEAGWSSDKLEEARQYFISLNSTAAIGIYKGKILFEWGDTSKNTNVHSVRKSFLSALYGIYEEEGKIQLDSTLEELDIGEGGELTEKEREAKVEDLLTSRSGVFLPAGEESRSMIQNRPPRESQPSGTYFYYNNWDFNALGTIFNLASSADVFQEFQEKIAEPIGMENFTLNNTMYRLEENRSYHPSYLFSVSARDMARFGQLYLQNGEWEGEQIVPEEWIERSTKPHAETGNEIYDYGYLWWVAKEGPLKDAGLYSAVGRHGQSIDILPEYDFVFVHRVDSTKPSVRFLYRDVSQKQRLRLLEMVLDAKLPDEGE; encoded by the coding sequence GTGATAAAAGTAATAAGCGGGCTATTGGGTATTGCATTGCTTGTCATGCTTGTTTCCAGTTTATTATTTACAAGCTACTCTGCATACAAAGAAGCAGAAACAAGCTGGGAAAGACATGCTCACCCACAGGAGGCCGGCTGGTCATCCGATAAGCTGGAAGAAGCAAGGCAGTATTTTATATCTTTAAATTCAACTGCAGCTATCGGGATATATAAAGGTAAAATATTGTTTGAGTGGGGAGACACATCGAAAAATACCAATGTCCATTCTGTTCGTAAGAGCTTTCTGAGCGCACTTTACGGAATTTATGAGGAAGAGGGAAAAATCCAGCTCGATTCCACTCTTGAAGAACTGGATATTGGTGAAGGCGGCGAATTAACAGAAAAAGAGAGAGAGGCAAAAGTGGAGGACCTGCTCACCTCACGCTCAGGTGTATTTCTTCCTGCGGGGGAGGAATCCAGGTCGATGATCCAGAATCGCCCGCCCCGGGAAAGCCAGCCTAGCGGCACTTATTTTTATTATAATAACTGGGATTTCAATGCTCTCGGAACAATCTTCAATTTAGCATCATCTGCTGATGTATTTCAGGAGTTTCAGGAAAAGATTGCCGAACCGATTGGAATGGAAAACTTTACGTTAAATAATACAATGTACCGTCTTGAAGAAAACCGTTCGTATCATCCATCCTATTTATTTAGTGTTTCAGCAAGGGACATGGCCAGATTTGGCCAGCTGTATTTGCAGAACGGAGAATGGGAAGGAGAGCAAATTGTTCCGGAAGAATGGATTGAAAGAAGTACGAAGCCACATGCAGAAACAGGTAACGAAATCTATGACTATGGTTATTTATGGTGGGTGGCAAAGGAAGGGCCACTGAAGGATGCGGGACTTTATTCCGCAGTGGGACGCCATGGACAGTCTATCGATATCCTTCCGGAGTATGATTTCGTTTTTGTTCACAGGGTGGACTCCACGAAGCCTTCTGTAAGATTTTTATACCGGGATGTAAGCCAGAAACAAAGACTGAGGCTCCTGGAGATGGTCCTTGATGCAAAGCTGCCTGACGAAGGGGAATAG
- a CDS encoding acyltransferase family protein codes for MQNSKMINELFALRSIACLSIVFLHAVGVALESSGSLGIGTGTTYFFDSVNIFLYFGTPLFIFMSELLIAYSYRNKKIPGHFLSKRFKYIFLPFLFMALFYSLPYMSSFSEWSSKLFLNAVIGDFHGYFVLIIFQFYLLHLLLHPFLKKWNPKAVLLIAFLINAGYLAVFNFISPPLIMHGEYLWTRFYWVPFLGWIFYFVLGYYAGYYYENFLSFLQKHKQVILAAPVFTTALLLFLYHSDLLAVHSSKRVDIIIHTTAVALFLFYVTGRMKRVPDFLVRISQYSFGIYLLHMFFISAIDFLYQQFPLQLGPAYIFILFIFSTGLSVVSIYYINQWKYGKYFIGKIGVGTKSASAGKAPAPALTEKRGSLREEAVK; via the coding sequence ATGCAAAATTCAAAAATGATAAATGAGTTGTTTGCATTAAGGAGCATCGCCTGCCTCAGTATTGTCTTTCTTCATGCTGTAGGCGTTGCCCTTGAATCCTCCGGCAGCCTTGGAATTGGCACTGGAACAACTTATTTTTTTGATTCAGTTAATATATTTCTATACTTTGGCACACCGCTCTTTATCTTCATGTCAGAGTTACTTATCGCTTATTCATACCGCAATAAGAAGATTCCAGGGCATTTCCTGAGCAAAAGATTTAAATATATCTTTCTCCCATTCCTGTTTATGGCACTCTTTTATTCACTGCCATACATGAGTTCCTTTTCAGAGTGGAGTTCAAAACTATTTTTAAACGCAGTAATCGGCGACTTTCACGGATACTTCGTCTTAATCATTTTCCAGTTTTATTTACTGCATCTGCTCCTGCACCCGTTCCTGAAAAAGTGGAATCCGAAGGCCGTGCTGTTAATTGCCTTTCTCATTAATGCCGGGTACCTTGCTGTTTTTAATTTTATTTCTCCTCCTCTTATAATGCATGGAGAATATTTATGGACGAGGTTTTACTGGGTGCCGTTTTTAGGATGGATCTTTTATTTCGTCCTCGGCTATTATGCCGGCTACTATTATGAAAACTTTCTGAGCTTCCTGCAAAAACATAAGCAGGTTATCTTAGCTGCTCCGGTATTCACTACAGCCTTACTTCTGTTTTTATACCATAGCGACCTGCTGGCTGTGCACAGTTCAAAACGTGTTGACATCATCATACACACGACAGCTGTTGCCTTATTTCTCTTTTATGTAACAGGCAGAATGAAACGAGTTCCGGATTTCCTTGTAAGGATAAGCCAGTATTCTTTCGGGATTTATCTTTTGCACATGTTTTTTATCTCAGCAATCGACTTTCTGTATCAGCAGTTCCCATTACAGCTTGGACCGGCTTATATTTTTATCCTGTTCATTTTCAGCACTGGTCTGTCCGTCGTATCAATCTACTATATTAACCAGTGGAAATACGGGAAATATTTTATCGGAAAAATCGGTGTGGGGACAAAATCGGCTTCCGCCGGGAAAGCCCCTGCCCCGGCACTAACTGAAAAAAGAGGAAGTCTCCGGGAAGAGGCTGTCAAATAA
- a CDS encoding alanine--glyoxylate aminotransferase family protein, whose translation MNKQLNPPQRILMGPGPSDVYPGVLRSMSTPLLGHLDPAFLTIMNDTMDLLRHVYQTENKLTIAMPGTGSAGMETVFVNLLEPGDKAVIGINGLFGTRMADIAERCGAEVIKVEADWGTIIPPEKIQEVLNEHSNVKLVAVVHAETSTGVLQPLEELSEIVHNYGALFVCDMVTSIGGTPTEIDKYKVDAAYSGTQKCLSAPPGLAPVTFSERAGEVINKRKTKVQSWYLDLTMIQDYWSGDRAYHHTAPISMVYSLYEALRSIKEEGLENVYSRHEQFGRALHSGLEAMGLELLVKKEHRLKQLTSVIVPEGIDEAETRKLLLDKYGIEIGGGLGSLKGKIWRIGLMGYNAKMTNVNMVLSALEDVLRQQGYEAPGGAALKAASEAAAQ comes from the coding sequence ATGAACAAGCAATTGAACCCGCCGCAGCGTATATTAATGGGACCAGGACCGAGTGACGTCTATCCAGGTGTACTTCGTTCCATGAGCACCCCGCTGCTGGGGCATCTTGACCCTGCCTTTTTAACAATTATGAATGATACGATGGATCTGTTAAGGCATGTCTACCAGACTGAAAACAAACTCACGATTGCTATGCCTGGTACTGGAAGTGCTGGTATGGAAACCGTGTTTGTAAATCTCCTTGAGCCAGGGGATAAAGCTGTTATTGGCATTAACGGCCTTTTTGGCACACGGATGGCGGATATAGCAGAACGCTGTGGAGCTGAAGTGATTAAAGTGGAGGCTGACTGGGGAACGATCATTCCCCCAGAAAAAATCCAAGAAGTTCTAAATGAACATTCAAACGTGAAGCTTGTGGCTGTTGTTCACGCAGAAACATCTACCGGAGTGTTACAGCCGCTGGAAGAATTAAGTGAAATTGTACACAATTATGGTGCCCTGTTCGTTTGCGACATGGTTACATCGATTGGCGGAACACCAACAGAGATTGATAAGTATAAGGTTGACGCAGCATACAGCGGCACACAGAAATGTCTGAGTGCTCCTCCAGGTCTCGCACCTGTCACCTTCAGCGAGAGAGCCGGGGAAGTTATTAATAAGCGGAAAACTAAGGTACAGAGCTGGTACCTTGATCTTACCATGATTCAGGATTACTGGAGCGGGGACAGGGCATACCATCATACAGCTCCTATATCCATGGTGTATTCTTTATATGAAGCGTTAAGGTCAATTAAAGAAGAAGGGCTGGAAAACGTATACAGCCGCCACGAACAATTTGGACGAGCGCTTCATTCCGGACTGGAAGCTATGGGACTGGAGCTGCTTGTAAAAAAAGAGCACCGTCTCAAACAGCTTACTTCTGTAATAGTTCCTGAAGGCATTGATGAAGCTGAAACAAGGAAATTATTACTGGATAAGTATGGAATCGAGATAGGCGGCGGTCTTGGCAGCCTGAAAGGGAAGATATGGAGAATTGGTTTAATGGGGTATAATGCAAAAATGACAAATGTGAACATGGTCCTTTCAGCCCTTGAAGATGTGTTAAGGCAGCAAGGATACGAAGCGCCAGGTGGAGCGGCTTTAAAAGCTGCATCTGAAGCTGCTGCACAATAG
- a CDS encoding TspO/MBR family protein: MNKLILNWLAFLFMITVNILANVLPLGGNTTGEIEERNIVFFTPAGYAFSIWSVIYILLALWLVSQIPKGRRELPVYQKTNLLFVISSILNGLWLIFWHYEQFLISILIMAALLFSLHLLYRNLLAANASFPERLPFSVYYGWVSVAVIANLSFVLKEYDLLGTGSDQFSWTMLMLLFAALVAYTAGTRFHDRVYTLVFVWAFIAIGVENFQERTFIAYFTFILAALLIISIALPIKKRKKTLPRMLR; the protein is encoded by the coding sequence ATGAACAAACTAATATTAAACTGGCTGGCATTTTTATTTATGATAACAGTTAACATTTTGGCTAACGTATTGCCCCTTGGCGGAAATACCACCGGTGAAATAGAAGAAAGAAATATTGTTTTTTTCACTCCTGCAGGCTACGCTTTTTCCATTTGGAGTGTCATATATATACTTCTTGCCTTATGGCTGGTCAGCCAGATCCCAAAAGGGCGCCGGGAGCTTCCAGTTTACCAGAAAACAAATCTGTTATTTGTGATTTCCAGTATTTTAAATGGTTTATGGCTCATATTCTGGCATTATGAGCAGTTCCTTATAAGCATTCTCATTATGGCTGCGCTGCTGTTCTCACTCCATCTTCTGTACAGGAACTTACTTGCAGCAAATGCTTCCTTCCCCGAAAGGCTTCCGTTTTCCGTTTATTACGGATGGGTGTCTGTCGCGGTTATCGCTAATCTCAGTTTCGTCCTGAAAGAATATGACCTCCTGGGTACAGGATCGGACCAGTTTTCCTGGACGATGCTTATGCTCCTATTTGCGGCACTTGTGGCTTATACAGCAGGAACCAGGTTTCACGACAGAGTCTACACACTTGTATTTGTCTGGGCCTTTATAGCAATCGGAGTGGAAAACTTTCAGGAAAGAACATTTATTGCCTACTTCACTTTTATTCTTGCAGCCCTGTTGATTATAAGTATAGCTCTCCCCATCAAAAAACGTAAGAAAACACTCCCCAGGATGCTTCGCTGA
- a CDS encoding DMT family transporter, translating to MKLSRGLTYSLLIVVMIIWGLNVTAVKFLVDHFPPVAMQGFRILVAGATAIIVLYFMKDLRRLTRKEWVYVLTAAVFGQLCHHGFLAAGLVETTASNASLILGLIPITTSIMAIIFFRDRLTLLRTIGIFLGFAGVSLVVIENNGAAGISRGDLFVFISMLAQAFSFILIKKLTETMSSKQATAIMLLIGSTMLISTSFILEGESVGDMASGTPLVWTVFFVSAILATGLGHILYNSAIHHIGAGQTAVFNNLVPLFALTGAVIFLGESLYYRQVAGFILIVTGVLFGTGYIDTKLQARKRKEWTNDGRYRRKKSSG from the coding sequence TTGAAACTGTCACGTGGATTAACTTACAGCCTCCTGATTGTTGTAATGATTATATGGGGGCTAAATGTAACAGCTGTAAAATTTTTAGTTGATCATTTCCCTCCGGTTGCGATGCAGGGATTTCGGATTCTTGTCGCAGGGGCTACAGCAATCATTGTTTTATACTTTATGAAAGATTTACGCCGCCTCACCAGAAAAGAGTGGGTTTATGTTTTAACTGCTGCTGTTTTCGGGCAGCTTTGCCATCACGGCTTCCTTGCTGCAGGTCTTGTAGAAACAACGGCCTCCAATGCTTCTTTAATACTTGGGCTGATTCCAATTACCACTTCTATCATGGCGATTATATTTTTCAGGGATCGTCTGACCTTGCTGCGGACGATCGGTATCTTCCTGGGATTTGCCGGTGTATCCCTAGTTGTTATTGAAAATAATGGAGCAGCAGGAATTTCAAGAGGGGACCTCTTTGTTTTTATTTCCATGCTCGCCCAGGCGTTCAGTTTCATCCTTATTAAGAAGCTGACCGAAACAATGTCATCGAAACAGGCGACAGCTATAATGCTGTTAATCGGGTCAACCATGCTTATCAGCACGAGCTTTATCCTTGAGGGGGAAAGTGTCGGGGACATGGCCTCTGGCACACCGTTAGTCTGGACTGTATTTTTTGTCTCTGCCATCCTGGCAACTGGACTTGGCCATATATTGTACAATAGTGCCATTCATCATATCGGAGCTGGCCAGACAGCTGTATTTAATAACCTGGTTCCGTTATTTGCCCTTACAGGAGCGGTTATTTTTCTCGGAGAATCTTTGTATTACCGGCAGGTTGCAGGGTTTATACTAATCGTTACCGGCGTTCTTTTTGGAACGGGTTACATAGATACAAAGCTTCAGGCCAGGAAAAGAAAAGAATGGACGAACGACGGCAGATACAGGAGAAAGAAATCATCCGGATAA
- a CDS encoding nucleotidyltransferase domain-containing protein produces METVIKEKLQQMEKDYKIKIIFACEGGSRSRELSSPDSDYDVRFIYVHPPEWYLSVKAKKDVIELPVAGKLEFHGWDIRKALFLLSKSNPQLLEWLNSSVVYCERSKLSRLFREKSSEHFNRAALIHHYVSMAVNNKRQLGKGHDEVKLVLNILRPVLACRWAEKYASVPPASFYSLLEAAGTEDSLRDEVLKLAESKKKRTYGKNENIPLLIFEYIEKELSRLKEFAAGLGKADRSAAEEDLDELFRYSIAEMWGRSFQVGNE; encoded by the coding sequence TTGGAAACTGTTATAAAAGAAAAACTGCAGCAAATGGAAAAAGATTATAAGATAAAAATCATATTCGCGTGTGAAGGGGGGAGCAGATCCAGGGAGCTCTCCTCCCCAGACAGTGACTATGATGTGAGATTTATTTATGTTCATCCCCCGGAGTGGTATTTATCCGTTAAGGCTAAAAAAGATGTGATTGAGCTTCCCGTAGCCGGAAAACTTGAGTTCCATGGCTGGGATATTCGGAAAGCTTTATTTCTGCTAAGTAAATCTAACCCCCAGCTGCTTGAATGGCTTAATTCTTCAGTAGTGTACTGTGAAAGATCGAAGCTGAGCAGGCTGTTTAGAGAGAAAAGCAGCGAGCACTTTAACCGGGCGGCACTTATACACCATTATGTGAGTATGGCTGTAAACAATAAACGACAGCTCGGGAAGGGACATGATGAAGTTAAACTCGTGCTGAACATATTAAGACCTGTACTTGCATGCAGGTGGGCAGAAAAATATGCATCCGTCCCTCCCGCTTCCTTTTATTCTCTGCTTGAAGCTGCCGGGACAGAAGATTCGTTAAGAGATGAAGTTCTTAAACTAGCGGAATCGAAGAAAAAGCGAACGTATGGTAAAAATGAGAATATACCACTACTTATTTTTGAATATATTGAAAAGGAACTGTCGAGGCTGAAAGAATTTGCGGCAGGTCTGGGAAAGGCTGACAGGAGCGCTGCAGAGGAGGATTTGGATGAGCTATTCAGATATAGTATTGCAGAAATGTGGGGGCGGAGTTTCCAGGTGGGGAATGAATAA
- a CDS encoding YitT family protein yields MNNIYRLIIIFAASVILGFAFNMFLLPHEVLTGGVTGLAMVFGLLLPLNTGIWIIILNIPILILGWLKLGKMFIGNSVFSVLVTSISMQYIPVQSVTDDALLSAVFGGVIAGIAVGFIIKYYGSTGGFDVVSLMLIKKWDIPLGGLIFALNSIVVFISGFVFAWDLALYTMASIYITGIVIDRIHTRHIKLSLMVVTNKGDELKKELLNNLVRGITVIEGKGAYSNTRREVLFTVISRYELAIVRPIIYEIDPEAFVSVSETMEVMGNFRRE; encoded by the coding sequence GTGAACAATATTTACCGTCTCATAATAATTTTCGCAGCTTCTGTCATTCTCGGGTTCGCTTTCAATATGTTCCTTCTCCCCCATGAAGTACTTACCGGCGGGGTAACAGGTCTGGCCATGGTGTTTGGTCTTTTGCTGCCCCTGAATACAGGAATCTGGATTATTATTCTGAATATACCTATCCTTATTTTAGGATGGCTGAAACTTGGGAAGATGTTTATCGGAAACAGTGTTTTTTCTGTTCTTGTAACTTCTATCTCTATGCAGTATATTCCTGTTCAGAGTGTAACTGATGACGCTCTCCTTTCCGCGGTTTTCGGCGGGGTTATCGCAGGTATTGCGGTCGGCTTTATTATTAAATACTACGGTTCTACAGGGGGCTTTGATGTCGTTTCCCTCATGCTGATAAAAAAATGGGATATTCCACTCGGAGGGCTGATTTTCGCGCTGAACAGTATCGTGGTTTTCATATCCGGCTTTGTTTTTGCATGGGATCTCGCTCTCTACACGATGGCTTCCATTTATATAACCGGGATAGTCATTGACAGGATCCATACACGGCATATTAAATTGAGTCTTATGGTTGTCACTAACAAAGGGGACGAGCTGAAAAAAGAACTTCTGAATAATCTCGTAAGGGGAATAACTGTAATAGAAGGGAAAGGTGCTTACTCTAATACGAGACGGGAAGTGCTGTTTACAGTAATTTCCCGCTACGAACTGGCAATTGTCAGGCCAATCATTTATGAGATAGATCCGGAAGCCTTTGTAAGTGTCAGTGAGACAATGGAAGTAATGGGGAACTTCCGAAGAGAATAA